In one Paracoccus everestensis genomic region, the following are encoded:
- a CDS encoding DUF4169 family protein encodes MTKIVNLRQTRKQRARDAKRAAGDANAARFGEAKPVREARQAEADRAGRVLDAHRRDDTATDD; translated from the coding sequence ATGACCAAGATCGTCAACCTGCGCCAGACTCGCAAGCAACGTGCCCGCGACGCGAAACGCGCGGCGGGCGATGCCAATGCTGCACGCTTTGGCGAGGCGAAGCCCGTCCGGGAGGCCCGCCAGGCGGAAGCGGACCGCGCCGGCCGTGTTCTTGATGCGCATCGCCGCGACGATACCGCGACCGATGATTGA